From Bacillota bacterium, one genomic window encodes:
- a CDS encoding DUF4402 domain-containing protein, giving the protein MLTAVWLASAPAVYAATATATATASVWAALTITKSTDLSFGVVSVGTTGGTVVVDTAGARTTTGDVVAEGGTVSAASFSLTGEPSKTYTVTLPTSASITYTDAAGTVYSMTVDTFTSSSASGTYTLDASGNDTLYVGATLNVAGSQQKGDYSGTFDVTVEYQ; this is encoded by the coding sequence TTGCTGACGGCGGTGTGGCTCGCGAGCGCGCCAGCAGTTTACGCCGCCACGGCAACCGCGACCGCCACGGCCAGCGTGTGGGCTGCGCTCACTATCACCAAGTCCACGGATCTCAGCTTCGGCGTCGTGTCGGTCGGCACAACGGGCGGTACGGTAGTAGTGGACACCGCCGGTGCTCGGACAACAACAGGCGACGTTGTGGCCGAGGGTGGCACCGTCAGCGCGGCAAGCTTCTCGCTTACGGGCGAACCCAGCAAGACCTACACGGTCACTTTGCCAACGTCGGCCAGCATCACGTATACCGACGCCGCCGGCACCGTCTACAGCATGACTGTCGACACCTTCACCAGTAGTTCCGCGAGTGGAACCTATACGCTCGATGCCAGCGGCAACGACACGCTCTACGTCGGTGCCACGCTGAACGTAGCGGGCAGTCAACAAAAAGGAGACTACAGCGGCACGTTCGATGTAACGGTGGAGTACCAGTAG